The following are encoded together in the Scytonema millei VB511283 genome:
- a CDS encoding NfeD family protein: protein MSINLVWLWLLLGIALCAIELVLPTAFVCFAMGVSAVVVAIAVPILPHLGLQVVVWLALSTACVLLSRRLISVPQRHSKIRDATVAETLTEITAGKEGRVLYEGNSWRAKCADEKLSILPQQKVYVVSREGTTLIVMPESLIHH, encoded by the coding sequence ATGTCAATTAATCTTGTCTGGTTGTGGTTGCTTCTCGGGATCGCTCTTTGTGCGATCGAACTCGTGCTACCTACAGCCTTTGTATGCTTCGCAATGGGAGTTAGTGCCGTTGTCGTCGCCATAGCAGTGCCAATTTTGCCTCATCTAGGCTTGCAAGTCGTCGTATGGCTTGCCTTATCCACAGCTTGTGTCTTGCTGTCACGACGCTTAATCTCAGTGCCTCAGCGACACTCTAAAATTCGAGATGCTACAGTAGCGGAGACTCTAACCGAAATTACTGCGGGGAAAGAGGGACGGGTGTTATACGAAGGGAATTCTTGGCGGGCAAAATGTGCTGACGAAAAGCTCAGCATACTTCCACAACAAAAAGTTTATGTCGTCAGTCGAGAGGGGACTACGTTAATCGTGATGCCAGAAAGCCTAATTCATCATTAA
- a CDS encoding SPFH domain-containing protein has protein sequence MEQLFLLIVLALGGGSTLASSVKIINQGNEALVERFGSYHKKLQPGLNIVVPVLDRIVFRETIREKVLDIPPQKCITRDNVGIEVDAVVYWRIVDMEKAWYKVENLQSAMVNLVLTQIRAEMGQLELDQTFTARTQINEILLQDLDIATDPWGVKVTRVELRDIIPSKAVQESMELQMAAERRKRASILTSEGDRESAVNSAKGKAEAQVLEAEAQQKATILQAEAQQKTIIMQAQAERQQQILQAQATSEALQIIAKILQTEPHAAEALQFLIAQHYLDMGKQIGSSDSSKVMFMDPRSIPGTIEGMRSMIGDR, from the coding sequence ATGGAACAATTATTTTTACTTATAGTACTAGCATTGGGTGGTGGTTCTACCCTAGCTAGCTCCGTCAAAATCATCAATCAAGGCAATGAAGCTTTGGTAGAGAGATTTGGTAGTTACCACAAAAAACTGCAACCAGGTCTAAATATTGTCGTTCCCGTACTCGATCGCATTGTCTTTCGCGAAACAATTCGGGAAAAAGTTTTAGATATTCCACCCCAAAAATGCATCACCCGCGACAACGTAGGCATTGAAGTCGATGCTGTGGTTTACTGGCGGATTGTCGATATGGAAAAAGCCTGGTACAAGGTAGAAAATCTCCAATCGGCAATGGTGAATTTGGTACTGACACAAATTCGGGCGGAAATGGGACAACTAGAGTTGGATCAAACCTTTACTGCGCGAACCCAAATCAACGAAATTTTGCTACAGGATTTAGATATTGCTACCGATCCTTGGGGCGTAAAAGTAACGCGAGTGGAATTGCGCGATATTATTCCCTCCAAGGCGGTGCAAGAGTCGATGGAACTGCAAATGGCAGCAGAACGCCGCAAACGGGCATCGATTTTGACTTCAGAGGGCGATCGCGAATCGGCAGTTAACAGCGCCAAAGGAAAAGCGGAAGCGCAGGTACTCGAAGCTGAAGCCCAACAAAAAGCCACAATTCTGCAAGCCGAGGCGCAACAAAAGACGATTATTATGCAGGCGCAAGCCGAACGCCAACAACAAATTTTGCAAGCACAAGCCACTTCCGAGGCGTTACAAATTATTGCCAAAATTTTGCAAACAGAACCACACGCTGCCGAAGCTTTACAATTTTTAATCGCCCAACATTATCTAGACATGGGTAAGCAAATCGGCAGCAGCGACAGCAGCAAAGTTATGTTCATGGACCCCCGCAGCATTCCTGGGACGATCGAGGGTATGCGTTCTATGATCGGCGATCGGTGA
- a CDS encoding Fur family transcriptional regulator has protein sequence MKAEKAERTRSQERILHLLKNSNKSISAQDIYVELRNRNQSIGLATVYRALEALKLEGVVQVRTLASGESLYSCVQQDKHHLTCLQCGKSIPIHQCPVHELETQLNKSHKFKIFYHTLEFFGLCDRCQAEALQES, from the coding sequence ATGAAAGCCGAGAAAGCTGAACGTACTCGCAGTCAAGAACGAATCCTGCATTTACTCAAAAACTCAAATAAGTCTATATCTGCCCAAGATATTTACGTAGAACTTCGCAATCGCAATCAAAGCATCGGTCTAGCCACAGTCTATCGCGCTTTAGAAGCATTGAAACTCGAAGGAGTCGTGCAAGTCAGAACGCTAGCCTCTGGCGAATCTCTCTACAGTTGCGTCCAGCAAGATAAACATCACCTGACTTGCCTGCAATGTGGCAAATCGATTCCGATCCATCAATGTCCCGTCCACGAGTTAGAAACCCAGCTGAATAAATCGCACAAATTCAAAATTTTCTATCACACTTTAGAATTTTTCGGCTTGTGCGATCGGTGTCAGGCTGAGGCATTGCAAGAGAGCTGA
- a CDS encoding type II toxin-antitoxin system HicB family antitoxin — protein MHNEFTAIIEQDENWFVGYCLEIPGANGQGRTIEECKKSLAEAISLILVDRREDALEGVSESAIREVITVE, from the coding sequence ATGCACAATGAATTTACTGCAATTATCGAGCAAGATGAAAACTGGTTTGTAGGATACTGCTTAGAGATTCCTGGTGCTAACGGTCAAGGTCGCACAATTGAAGAGTGTAAAAAAAGTTTAGCCGAAGCTATCAGTTTGATTTTAGTAGATCGCAGAGAAGATGCTTTAGAAGGTGTATCTGAGAGTGCTATTCGTGAAGTCATTACAGTAGAATGA
- a CDS encoding Uma2 family endonuclease produces MNETALTLPSPLKLHMELTDEQFFQLCQHNRDLQFERTAKGEILIMPPTGGETGNRNFEVTVQLGIWNKQSNLGKGFDSSTGFKLPNGANRSPDAAWVRLERWEALTTEQREKFVPLCPDFVVELLSPSDSLKETQAKMQEYIDNGTRLGWLIIRKTQRVEIYRPNRDVEVVENPTTLSGEDILLGFVLDLRTIIS; encoded by the coding sequence ATGAATGAGACTGCACTTACTTTACCCTCTCCCCTCAAACTACACATGGAATTGACAGACGAGCAATTCTTCCAATTGTGTCAGCACAACCGTGACTTGCAATTTGAACGCACAGCCAAAGGGGAAATATTGATTATGCCGCCAACTGGGGGAGAAACAGGCAACCGTAACTTTGAAGTTACCGTACAGTTAGGAATTTGGAACAAACAGAGTAATTTAGGTAAAGGTTTTGACTCTTCCACTGGTTTTAAACTTCCGAATGGAGCTAATCGCTCTCCTGATGCTGCCTGGGTAAGACTAGAACGCTGGGAGGCTTTAACCACCGAACAACGAGAAAAATTCGTTCCTTTATGTCCCGATTTTGTAGTTGAGTTACTTTCTCCTAGTGATTCTTTAAAAGAAACTCAAGCAAAAATGCAGGAGTACATCGACAATGGTACTAGGCTGGGTTGGTTAATTATTCGGAAAACTCAGCGAGTGGAAATTTATCGTCCTAATCGGGATGTAGAAGTAGTAGAAAACCCTACAACCTTGTCGGGAGAGGATATTTTGCTAGGATTTGTACTAGATCTTAGAACAATTATCTCATAA
- a CDS encoding type II toxin-antitoxin system HicA family toxin, producing MKRGGLLRHLQQYGCYLKREGAAHSLWHNPQTGQVEAVPRHTEIPNRLAKKICRGLSIPEI from the coding sequence ATGAAACGCGGAGGCTTACTAAGACATCTTCAGCAGTATGGCTGCTATCTGAAACGAGAAGGAGCTGCTCATTCCTTATGGCATAATCCTCAAACTGGACAAGTAGAAGCAGTACCAAGACATACAGAAATACCAAATCGATTGGCAAAGAAAATTTGTCGTGGCTTGTCTATTCCTGAAATTTAA
- the purQ gene encoding phosphoribosylformylglycinamidine synthase subunit PurQ — protein sequence MKFGIVVFPGSNCDRDVAYVTRDILQQPTRMVWHEDTDLTDIDVVIVPGGFSYGDYLRCGAIARFSPVMQQVVDRAQQGKFVLGICNGFQILTEAGLLPGALVRNRDLHFICDRVELKVERTDLPWTQAYSVGEVITVPIAHGEGRFYADKRTLEEIEANNQVLFRYAGDNPNGSVNNIAGICNRQGNVLGMMPHPERAADPILGGTDGLKLFQGLLERVAAIV from the coding sequence GTGAAGTTTGGGATTGTAGTTTTTCCTGGCTCGAACTGCGATCGCGATGTTGCCTACGTGACTCGCGACATCCTTCAACAGCCAACGCGCATGGTTTGGCATGAAGACACCGATTTAACAGATATCGATGTTGTCATTGTCCCTGGTGGTTTCAGCTACGGCGATTATCTGCGTTGTGGTGCGATCGCCAGGTTTTCTCCCGTGATGCAGCAAGTGGTCGATCGCGCTCAACAAGGTAAATTCGTGTTGGGAATTTGCAATGGGTTTCAGATTTTGACTGAAGCGGGTTTGTTACCTGGTGCTTTAGTCCGAAATCGCGATTTACATTTCATTTGCGATCGCGTGGAGTTAAAAGTAGAGCGTACCGATTTACCCTGGACGCAAGCCTACTCAGTAGGGGAAGTTATAACTGTCCCGATTGCGCACGGAGAAGGGCGATTTTATGCTGATAAACGGACTTTAGAGGAAATTGAGGCAAATAATCAAGTCCTATTTCGCTATGCAGGCGACAATCCTAACGGCTCAGTTAATAACATTGCTGGAATTTGTAACCGTCAGGGTAATGTTTTGGGCATGATGCCCCATCCCGAACGCGCTGCCGATCCAATTTTAGGTGGTACGGACGGCTTGAAATTGTTTCAGGGATTGTTAGAACGAGTCGCTGCTATTGTATAG
- the purS gene encoding phosphoribosylformylglycinamidine synthase subunit PurS, which yields MLRKYLARIYVTLRPSVLDPAGTAVQSGLSHMGYDNVEHVRIGKYIELHLTAVDEKTATEQLDRMCNRLLANPTIENYRFDLKEVAVEMGASM from the coding sequence GTGTTACGAAAGTATTTAGCTCGCATCTATGTCACCCTGCGACCCTCTGTCCTCGACCCAGCAGGCACAGCCGTTCAGTCTGGTTTGAGTCATATGGGTTACGATAACGTAGAGCATGTCAGAATTGGCAAGTATATCGAGTTGCATCTGACGGCAGTAGATGAAAAAACAGCCACAGAACAATTGGATCGGATGTGCAATCGCCTCTTGGCTAATCCGACGATTGAAAATTACCGCTTCGATTTGAAAGAAGTTGCTGTAGAGATGGGAGCGTCAATGTGA
- a CDS encoding ferredoxin-thioredoxin reductase variable chain, whose translation MKVGDRVRVKESVIVYHHPEHRNQPFDIKGLEGDVLGIVNEWHGRPVSANLPVYVQFSKKFKAHLRENEVEPIS comes from the coding sequence ATGAAAGTTGGCGATCGCGTTCGTGTTAAAGAATCCGTTATCGTATACCATCACCCAGAACACCGCAACCAACCCTTCGACATTAAAGGTTTGGAAGGAGATGTGTTGGGTATTGTTAATGAGTGGCATGGCAGACCTGTAAGTGCCAACTTACCTGTTTACGTGCAGTTTAGTAAAAAGTTCAAAGCACATTTACGGGAGAATGAAGTCGAACCCATATCGTAG
- a CDS encoding ImmA/IrrE family metallo-endopeptidase: protein MKVIKPYQSISKKEIEHRALDVLQRVQAKRKRPLKFPLDAGHMAESLGLDMDCGEIAPDEQGAIAAMILPTERKIIMNESSLNLPKGFEESSIAHEIGHWELHIDKNAISKFVELQDSGVETAVEPFLCRSVNAQQGIEKQAQYFASCLLMPQFKIEDVKRGRDLTKWKHLYAMKDELGVTISNLTHRLQDLGLIYIPKDSKQIYLGKAGS, encoded by the coding sequence TTGAAGGTTATCAAGCCTTATCAGTCTATATCCAAAAAAGAAATCGAGCATCGAGCATTGGATGTACTTCAGCGCGTGCAAGCAAAGCGTAAACGTCCTTTAAAGTTTCCGCTTGATGCGGGACACATGGCTGAATCTCTTGGTTTGGATATGGATTGCGGCGAAATAGCACCGGATGAACAAGGTGCGATCGCGGCTATGATTTTACCTACAGAACGTAAAATTATAATGAATGAAAGTAGTCTAAATTTGCCTAAAGGATTTGAAGAATCTTCAATTGCTCACGAAATTGGACATTGGGAACTTCACATTGACAAAAATGCAATTTCTAAATTTGTAGAACTCCAAGATTCTGGTGTGGAAACCGCTGTTGAGCCTTTTCTCTGCCGTAGTGTTAACGCGCAGCAAGGAATTGAAAAGCAAGCACAGTATTTTGCTAGTTGCTTGTTAATGCCTCAATTTAAGATAGAAGACGTAAAGCGGGGACGCGATTTAACTAAATGGAAACATCTTTATGCGATGAAAGATGAGCTTGGTGTCACAATTTCTAATTTGACACATCGCCTACAAGACCTTGGTTTGATTTATATTCCCAAAGATTCCAAGCAAATTTATCTTGGTAAAGCTGGATCGTAA
- a CDS encoding DUF2141 domain-containing protein — MKNIKIKRSQMKIKFYQQVQILKACLLLTALGISLDISHSRAKANNLSGNLTVEINGFRNREGQACVSLFASSQGFPNNRKNVVQRQCNKITSVPLTLNFRNLKAGNYAVAIIHDTNGDGTLNRNDIGMPIEGYGFSRNPEIRTAAPKFNDAAVLIAGPNTNVQVQLLYLD, encoded by the coding sequence ATGAAAAATATTAAAATTAAGCGATCGCAAATGAAAATAAAATTCTACCAGCAGGTTCAAATATTGAAGGCTTGTCTATTATTGACAGCTCTTGGAATTTCGCTCGATATTTCTCATAGTAGAGCAAAGGCTAATAATTTATCTGGTAATTTAACTGTAGAAATTAACGGTTTTAGAAATCGTGAAGGGCAGGCTTGCGTCAGTTTATTTGCCAGCAGTCAAGGTTTTCCCAATAATAGAAAAAACGTCGTACAGCGTCAGTGTAATAAGATTACTTCTGTTCCCCTAACATTAAATTTTAGGAATCTCAAAGCTGGAAATTACGCTGTTGCCATCATTCACGATACTAATGGAGATGGGACGCTCAATCGTAACGATATAGGAATGCCAATTGAAGGATATGGATTTTCGAGAAATCCAGAAATTCGTACAGCCGCACCTAAATTTAATGATGCAGCTGTTTTAATTGCTGGTCCAAATACAAATGTGCAGGTTCAGTTGCTCTATCTAGATTAA